One window from the genome of Cryptomeria japonica chromosome 6, Sugi_1.0, whole genome shotgun sequence encodes:
- the LOC131037487 gene encoding agamous-like MADS-box protein AGL29, producing MGKKKIPITFVEDPVKRKIHFHKRVHGLFKKLHELSVLCGAPMCLIVEDENKIPYCYKTDSGGHSKFIAAEYDKLNVSDKVKVYDPATRTFHNKLKVVRELEDHDQGMIALQNATAEVATVLDGTEEVQLHGDSNLHSAHPGNEDEFSVEWLENFLLSEDDDKDGHNPPVPT from the coding sequence ATGGGAAAGAAAAAGATTCCCATTACTTTCGTTGAAGATCCAGTGAAACGCAAAATTCATTTCCATAAGAGGGTCCATGGATTATTCAAGAAACTTCATGAGCTATCTGTTCTTTGCGGAGCTCCGATGTGTTTGATTGTTGAAGATGAAAATAAAATTCCATATTGCTATAAAACTGATTCAGGAGGACATTCCAAGTTCATTGCTGCTGAATACGACAAGCTCAACGTATCAGATAAGGTGAAGGTTTATGATCCTGCAACAAGAACCTTTCATAACAAGCTTAAAGTTGTCCGTGAATTGGAAGACCATGATCAAGGGATGATTGCACTACAAAATGCAACTGCTGAAGTAGCTACAGTTCTTGATGGCACCGAGGAAGTACAACTGCATGGTGATAGTAATCTTCATTCTGCACATCCAGGGAATGAAGATGAATTCTCTGTGGAATGGcttgaaaattttcttttatctgaaGATGACGACAAGGATGGACATAATCCCCCTGTTCCTACATAA